One part of the Hydrogenobacter sp. T-2 genome encodes these proteins:
- a CDS encoding 4Fe-4S dicluster domain-containing protein, with protein sequence MVKVNLDACSGCKRCMLACSFYRTGGFNTRFSSIKIYTDLGHRPVAFSLDACTDCKEHYCVEFCTLRALEVYS encoded by the coding sequence ATGGTAAAGGTCAATTTGGACGCCTGCTCTGGATGTAAGAGGTGTATGCTTGCCTGCTCCTTTTACAGAACAGGGGGCTTTAACACGAGGTTCTCCTCCATAAAGATATACACAGACTTAGGGCACAGACCTGTGGCCTTTAGCCTCGATGCATGCACAGATTGTAAGGAACACTACTGCGTTGAGTTTTGCACCCTTAGGGCATTGGAGGTATACTCATGA
- a CDS encoding MoaD/ThiS family protein yields MRVKLLGYLSYVAGKDSFELREVKSVEEVIRRLSNLAEIEELIFHEKGLWEGVVLILNGELISELNAPVKEDDELVITLPTAGG; encoded by the coding sequence ATGCGTGTAAAGCTTTTGGGCTATCTAAGTTATGTTGCTGGAAAAGACAGCTTTGAGTTAAGGGAAGTTAAAAGCGTAGAAGAAGTTATAAGAAGGCTGTCCAACTTAGCAGAGATAGAGGAGCTGATCTTCCATGAAAAAGGCCTTTGGGAGGGTGTGGTGCTTATACTGAATGGCGAGCTCATATCAGAGCTTAATGCTCCTGTAAAAGAGGATGACGAGCTGGTAATAACGCTCCCAACCGCAGGAGGATGA
- a CDS encoding sigma 54-interacting transcriptional regulator → MMDEKFTSLEVNLLYNLSKELTSMNQDPERIIRWVVRMIGEIPGIRRVVFYIADSETSKASLIASVGVDEGSITLSKKEGVLGFVLREGYPVVIKNLSEEPIFLNKIRRQSLTDVIFIAVPVKHSNRVVGIITVDVSKEFGKTAHLMELLVMISNLIGNYIYTYMKLKEKEEAYKEEIAILKKEVLKKFKVEGFVGGSKAYQDIVKQVIKLANLDTIVMIRGESGTGKTTVARAIHYLSPRKNRSFVEINCSTIPAELFEAELFGYEKGAFTGAYASKPGKVEIANGGTLFFDEVGDLSPAVQAKLLRFIQTKEFERLGSNKTLKSDARIIVATNKNLEEMVAKGEFREDLYYRISVYPLYIPPLRERKEDIPVLVEHFLKRMSSTMGKNIGIEDEALRVLASCDFPGNVRELINCLTRAVINSNGKVIKAQDISCIGSRVCFSHMIKSYAKPKSEEKQEQINTPPVKSEEKPSKDERTLIIETLEKVGYVQAKAARLLGMTVRQLNYRIKKYGIPIKKI, encoded by the coding sequence ATGATGGATGAGAAGTTTACAAGCCTTGAAGTTAATCTGCTTTATAACCTCTCAAAAGAGCTAACCAGTATGAACCAGGACCCGGAGAGGATTATAAGGTGGGTGGTGCGTATGATTGGCGAAATACCAGGCATCAGAAGGGTTGTGTTTTACATAGCGGATAGTGAAACCTCCAAAGCATCTCTTATTGCCAGCGTTGGCGTGGACGAGGGTAGCATAACCCTCAGTAAAAAGGAGGGGGTGCTGGGCTTCGTGCTAAGGGAGGGCTATCCTGTGGTTATAAAGAACCTCTCAGAAGAGCCCATCTTTTTAAACAAAATAAGGAGGCAAAGTCTGACAGACGTAATATTTATTGCGGTGCCCGTAAAGCATAGCAATAGGGTTGTGGGAATAATAACGGTTGATGTGAGTAAAGAGTTTGGCAAGACAGCTCATCTCATGGAGCTACTGGTTATGATATCAAACCTCATAGGTAATTACATATACACTTATATGAAGCTAAAGGAAAAGGAAGAAGCCTATAAGGAAGAGATAGCTATACTAAAGAAGGAGGTGTTGAAAAAGTTCAAGGTTGAGGGTTTTGTGGGTGGGAGTAAGGCTTATCAAGATATTGTAAAACAGGTGATAAAGCTGGCAAACCTTGACACCATAGTGATGATACGCGGAGAGTCTGGAACGGGTAAGACTACAGTGGCAAGAGCCATACATTACCTTTCTCCCAGAAAGAACCGCTCCTTTGTTGAGATAAACTGTTCCACCATACCTGCGGAGCTCTTTGAGGCTGAGCTCTTTGGATACGAAAAGGGAGCTTTTACGGGTGCCTACGCCAGCAAGCCAGGTAAGGTGGAAATAGCCAACGGCGGAACTCTCTTCTTTGACGAGGTGGGTGACCTAAGCCCTGCGGTGCAGGCAAAACTACTCAGGTTCATACAGACAAAGGAGTTTGAGAGGTTAGGAAGTAATAAAACCCTTAAGTCGGACGCCAGAATAATAGTCGCCACCAACAAGAACCTTGAAGAAATGGTGGCAAAGGGTGAGTTTAGGGAAGACCTCTATTACAGAATATCAGTATACCCTCTCTATATTCCACCCCTCAGGGAAAGAAAGGAAGACATCCCCGTTTTGGTTGAGCACTTTCTTAAACGGATGAGTAGCACTATGGGTAAGAACATAGGAATAGAAGACGAAGCCCTCAGAGTTTTAGCGTCCTGTGACTTTCCTGGAAATGTAAGAGAGCTTATAAACTGTCTTACGAGGGCTGTTATAAACTCCAACGGAAAGGTTATAAAAGCACAGGATATCTCTTGTATAGGCTCTAGGGTATGTTTTTCTCACATGATAAAAAGTTATGCTAAACCAAAAAGCGAGGAGAAACAAGAACAGATAAACACACCCCCTGTAAAAAGTGAAGAGAAGCCCTCAAAGGATGAAAGAACTCTCATAATAGAAACTCTGGAAAAGGTTGGATATGTGCAAGCAAAAGCTGCAAGACTACTTGGAATGACCGTAAGACAGCTCAACTACAGAATAAAGAAGTATGGAATACCAATAAAGAAAATTTAA
- the nifX gene encoding nitrogen fixation protein NifX has translation MRVAFATKSLDKVDDHFGHARTMAVYEIDEKGYEFLEYRNFEDVPDEEYDKINSKVEAIKDCAIVYVIAIGATAAARVVKAKIHPVKVNEPTPIKDILDQLLKTLRENPPPWLRKALTKDRTGDTDYI, from the coding sequence ATGAGGGTAGCCTTTGCAACCAAAAGTCTTGATAAGGTGGATGACCATTTTGGTCACGCAAGAACCATGGCTGTTTACGAGATAGATGAGAAGGGCTACGAATTTTTGGAGTATAGAAACTTTGAAGACGTGCCAGACGAGGAGTATGACAAGATAAATTCAAAAGTTGAAGCCATAAAGGATTGTGCTATAGTCTATGTTATAGCCATAGGGGCCACGGCGGCCGCAAGGGTAGTTAAGGCAAAGATCCATCCCGTCAAGGTTAACGAGCCTACACCCATAAAGGATATATTAGACCAACTTTTAAAAACCTTGAGAGAAAACCCACCTCCATGGCTAAGAAAAGCCCTTACCAAAGACAGGACTGGGGATACAGATTATATTTAA
- the nifN gene encoding nitrogenase iron-molybdenum cofactor biosynthesis protein NifN: MAELIRSSKACSVYPLKMSQPLGAVYAILGVKNSMPIMHGSQGCAAFAKTFLTRHFWENIPMQTTALSEIVTIMGGDENLHTALKNVIEKNKPEFVGVVSTGVSETRGDDTEGSIKMFRELYDEYSHTKIVFVSTPDYVGSFHEGYSKAVSSILRSLLRAPMKKSPNQINLLISYSMTAKDIDAIEELIKSFGFKPVIFPDMRSLDGQAKAFSSITKYGTDIRDIEMMPASTITIAIGESVREAGEYLEKKFMIPMFYYDSLIGLENFDSLISLLINLSGKEPPESVKRWRDRLLDAMVDSHFYLTGKKVVVAGEPDFLWGMANFLTKEMGAEVPLIVSPTYADGLENLPVGKVIIGDLEDILLHIDGSDIDLLIGNTNLRHIAKEIKAPHYRVGIPIFDRLGHFLKGYIGYEGTANLVFELANLLMERDEEASYHIPEHIKRR, from the coding sequence ATGGCAGAGCTTATAAGGTCTTCGAAGGCTTGTTCTGTCTATCCTCTAAAAATGAGCCAACCACTTGGTGCTGTGTATGCGATTCTGGGTGTTAAAAATTCCATGCCCATAATGCACGGCTCTCAAGGATGTGCAGCCTTTGCCAAGACCTTTCTAACAAGGCACTTTTGGGAGAACATACCCATGCAAACCACTGCACTTTCAGAGATAGTCACCATTATGGGTGGCGACGAAAACCTGCATACAGCCCTCAAAAATGTCATAGAAAAGAATAAACCAGAGTTTGTTGGCGTTGTTTCCACCGGTGTAAGCGAAACGAGAGGAGATGACACTGAGGGTTCTATAAAGATGTTTAGAGAACTCTACGATGAGTATTCTCATACAAAGATAGTCTTTGTTTCCACACCCGACTACGTGGGCTCCTTCCACGAGGGCTATTCAAAGGCGGTTAGCTCTATCCTAAGAAGCCTCCTACGAGCTCCAATGAAGAAAAGCCCAAATCAAATAAACCTTCTAATCAGTTATTCCATGACCGCAAAGGATATAGACGCTATAGAAGAGCTTATAAAGAGCTTTGGTTTCAAGCCGGTTATATTCCCAGATATGCGCAGTTTGGACGGGCAGGCTAAAGCATTTTCCAGCATAACAAAATATGGAACTGATATAAGAGACATAGAAATGATGCCAGCCTCTACTATAACCATAGCCATAGGTGAGAGCGTAAGGGAAGCAGGGGAGTATTTGGAAAAGAAGTTTATGATACCCATGTTTTATTACGATAGCCTTATAGGTCTGGAAAACTTTGACAGTCTCATAAGCCTGCTTATAAACCTCAGCGGGAAGGAGCCACCAGAGTCGGTTAAAAGATGGAGAGATAGGCTTTTAGATGCCATGGTGGACAGCCACTTTTATCTAACTGGTAAAAAGGTAGTGGTGGCTGGTGAGCCTGATTTTCTCTGGGGTATGGCTAACTTCCTCACTAAAGAGATGGGCGCGGAGGTTCCCCTAATTGTAAGCCCCACATACGCTGATGGTTTGGAGAATCTGCCAGTAGGTAAGGTTATCATTGGAGACCTTGAAGATATACTCTTACATATAGATGGCTCGGATATAGACTTACTTATAGGAAATACAAACCTAAGGCATATTGCCAAGGAGATAAAAGCTCCACATTACAGGGTTGGAATTCCTATTTTTGATAGACTTGGACACTTTTTAAAGGGCTATATAGGCTATGAAGGCACTGCAAACCTTGTCTTTGAACTTGCTAATCTACTCATGGAAAGGGATGAAGAAGCATCTTATCATATTCCTGAGCACATAAAAAGGAGGTGA
- the nifE gene encoding nitrogenase iron-molybdenum cofactor biosynthesis protein NifE: MKRLEEFFFEPNCGHNKLKSEKEKKQGCSKPKPGGASGGCAFDGAQIALVPISDALHLVHGPIPCAGNSWDNRGTRSSFSTNYRIGLTTDMSEMDVVHGGEKKLYRAIKEVVERYKPSAVFVYQTCVPAMIGDDVVSVCKKASEDLGVPIIPVESPGFVGSKNLGNKLAGDALFRYVIGTQEPEYTTDYDVNLLGEYNIAGELWQVKPLFKELGIRILACISGDVTYRQVACAHRARVNMVVCSKTMLNLARKMEEKYGIPYFEGSFYGIKDTSDALRNFARLLGSEELIERTERLIEREEKRIKEKLQPYIEKLRGKRVLINTGGVKSWSMVSQVQELGMVVVGTSGKKSTSGDKERMIELLGDEGKIVDDPNPKELVRMFKEYDVDLLMAGGRSKFVALKEGIPFLDTNQERIKPYAGYDGMLILAQELVRTLYSPVFKLYRRKAPWQSL; encoded by the coding sequence ATGAAAAGGCTTGAAGAATTCTTCTTTGAACCTAATTGTGGACATAATAAGCTAAAGAGCGAGAAGGAAAAGAAACAGGGCTGTTCAAAACCAAAGCCAGGCGGTGCATCTGGCGGATGTGCCTTTGATGGTGCACAGATAGCGTTAGTTCCCATTTCGGATGCCCTGCACCTCGTTCATGGACCTATTCCTTGTGCAGGAAACAGCTGGGACAACAGAGGGACGCGTTCCTCCTTTTCTACCAACTACAGAATTGGGCTTACTACGGATATGAGCGAGATGGATGTGGTGCATGGGGGTGAAAAGAAACTATACAGAGCTATAAAAGAGGTGGTAGAAAGGTATAAACCTTCTGCGGTTTTTGTATATCAGACCTGCGTGCCTGCTATGATAGGCGATGATGTTGTGAGCGTATGTAAGAAGGCTTCTGAGGATTTGGGTGTGCCTATTATACCAGTGGAATCTCCCGGGTTTGTGGGTAGTAAGAACCTCGGCAATAAACTTGCGGGTGATGCCCTTTTTAGATATGTAATAGGAACTCAAGAGCCAGAATACACCACAGACTATGATGTGAACCTACTGGGTGAATACAACATAGCGGGGGAGCTTTGGCAGGTAAAACCTCTGTTTAAAGAGCTTGGTATAAGGATACTTGCCTGTATAAGCGGGGATGTTACCTACAGGCAGGTTGCCTGTGCTCACAGGGCAAGGGTTAACATGGTTGTGTGTTCAAAAACCATGCTGAACCTCGCAAGAAAGATGGAGGAAAAGTATGGAATACCCTACTTTGAAGGCTCCTTTTATGGTATAAAGGACACCAGCGATGCCCTTAGAAACTTTGCAAGATTGCTTGGTAGTGAGGAACTCATAGAGAGAACTGAGAGGTTAATAGAAAGAGAGGAAAAGAGGATAAAAGAAAAGCTACAGCCCTACATAGAAAAGTTGAGAGGGAAAAGGGTTCTTATAAACACTGGTGGGGTAAAGAGTTGGTCAATGGTTTCTCAGGTTCAGGAGCTTGGTATGGTGGTAGTAGGAACCAGTGGCAAAAAAAGCACCTCAGGGGACAAGGAAAGGATGATAGAGCTACTTGGAGATGAAGGCAAAATAGTGGATGACCCTAATCCAAAAGAGCTGGTTCGTATGTTTAAGGAGTATGATGTAGACCTCCTAATGGCGGGGGGTCGGAGTAAGTTTGTAGCACTCAAAGAAGGTATCCCCTTCCTGGATACAAACCAAGAGAGGATAAAGCCCTATGCAGGCTATGATGGTATGCTCATCCTTGCACAGGAGCTTGTAAGAACCCTTTACAGCCCCGTGTTCAAACTTTACAGGAGGAAGGCACCATGGCAGAGCTTATAA
- a CDS encoding DegT/DnrJ/EryC1/StrS family aminotransferase, with amino-acid sequence MITFKPRSFSKENMFSAVEAMSYPYAFSGLKRRELEDFFCEYTKRRYALAVRDLILPLLTLLKYAGVSNGSKVLISPLSFHKHFSPYLRLIGACPLYPDAERWFLNIDTKRLSNVMSEDIKVIIGSNSLGNPMDWDALRELVNGKGILLIEDSRETLFSEYKGKPAGSFGHVSFLEFSESSVLMGYGGIVLTDDRLIYERLKEDSPPLDDIMSSVIFSQVKQLDDTIAIRGDLANLYSRYLLAIEGIKAQYPPKYVTKMCWSYFSVHFGKRYSKDARGLIKNLMYDDGIEVLEYPISQDMLEGKPLEHLHIAHEVSTRALLLPLHQDMEEDDVYFVCERLKEHAVQIGAGSVDH; translated from the coding sequence ATGATAACCTTTAAGCCTCGTAGCTTTTCAAAAGAGAACATGTTTTCCGCAGTTGAAGCCATGAGCTACCCTTATGCCTTTTCAGGACTAAAAAGGCGAGAGCTGGAAGACTTCTTCTGTGAATATACGAAAAGAAGATACGCGCTTGCAGTTAGAGACCTGATACTGCCACTTCTAACCCTTTTAAAGTATGCAGGTGTAAGTAATGGCTCAAAGGTGTTAATCTCTCCCCTATCCTTTCACAAACATTTTTCCCCTTACCTAAGGCTCATAGGTGCTTGCCCCCTTTATCCTGACGCTGAAAGGTGGTTTTTAAACATTGACACAAAAAGGCTTTCTAATGTTATGTCTGAGGACATAAAAGTTATCATAGGCAGTAATTCCTTGGGAAACCCCATGGACTGGGACGCTCTCAGGGAGTTGGTCAACGGCAAAGGTATCCTATTGATAGAGGATTCAAGAGAGACACTATTCAGCGAGTATAAGGGAAAACCAGCAGGCTCTTTTGGGCATGTTTCTTTCCTTGAGTTTTCAGAGAGCTCCGTGTTGATGGGATACGGTGGCATAGTTTTGACCGACGATAGACTTATTTATGAAAGACTAAAGGAGGATTCACCCCCACTGGATGATATTATGTCCTCCGTAATATTCTCTCAGGTCAAACAACTTGACGATACTATTGCGATTAGAGGAGATTTAGCCAATCTATATTCTCGCTATCTGCTTGCCATAGAAGGGATAAAGGCTCAATATCCTCCCAAGTATGTAACAAAGATGTGCTGGTCTTACTTTTCTGTGCATTTTGGTAAGAGATACTCAAAGGATGCGAGAGGGCTCATTAAGAACCTTATGTATGACGATGGAATAGAGGTCTTGGAGTATCCCATATCTCAGGACATGCTGGAAGGCAAACCGCTCGAGCATCTCCATATAGCCCACGAGGTGAGCACAAGAGCCCTCCTTTTACCTTTACATCAGGATATGGAAGAGGATGATGTGTATTTTGTGTGTGAAAGATTGAAGGAACACGCAGTCCAAATAGGTGCAGGCAGTGTGGACCATTAA
- a CDS encoding NifX-associated nitrogen fixation protein, whose translation MVAERGEEILKEIVNQIRAYDTYGTWEKKSDHDILNHLFLTKSEKQASLSLMGHCEVDPKALLKLHAYFKAIGALIEKSSGLLTSVVINLDEEGNGIVLIYSGRLILVNKSIRDANKFRFKSLDEMALQAQKFIDKALELVEKYIEVANI comes from the coding sequence ATGGTAGCGGAAAGGGGAGAAGAGATCCTTAAAGAGATAGTAAATCAGATAAGAGCCTACGACACCTACGGAACATGGGAAAAAAAGAGCGACCATGACATCCTGAACCATCTTTTCCTAACAAAGTCTGAGAAACAAGCTTCTCTTTCTCTTATGGGACACTGCGAGGTGGACCCAAAGGCTCTGCTTAAACTACATGCCTACTTCAAAGCTATAGGTGCTCTCATAGAAAAGTCTTCTGGTCTTTTAACCTCTGTGGTCATAAACCTTGATGAGGAAGGTAACGGCATTGTGCTTATATACTCGGGACGCCTTATCCTTGTCAACAAAAGCATAAGGGATGCCAACAAGTTTCGCTTTAAATCCCTTGATGAAATGGCTTTGCAGGCACAAAAGTTTATAGATAAGGCTTTAGAGCTTGTTGAAAAATACATCGAGGTGGCAAACATATGA
- a CDS encoding Crp/Fnr family transcriptional regulator, with protein sequence MVEELKKYTRCGLIRELSYKRRESIISEGSSEEGIYVLEDGAVELYTFVKSKRNVLDLLLPGDVFGVISNSTYKTSYGARAITASKVLHTSMDGLKKLGETEPGLILELFSSLLDRQAYLYRVFTLLSATRATDRIRNLLQLLDKNLEERNIKLTVNKFQISSMAGLSYEHTVRCMSGLKTLESRRLRIW encoded by the coding sequence ATGGTTGAGGAGCTGAAAAAATACACACGTTGCGGACTTATAAGGGAGCTAAGTTATAAAAGGAGAGAAAGTATAATCTCGGAAGGCTCAAGTGAAGAGGGTATATATGTGCTCGAAGATGGTGCGGTTGAGCTATACACCTTTGTAAAATCCAAAAGGAACGTGTTGGACCTTCTGCTACCGGGCGATGTGTTTGGTGTTATCTCTAATAGCACCTATAAAACAAGTTACGGAGCTAGGGCTATAACAGCGTCAAAGGTGCTCCACACAAGCATGGACGGGCTTAAAAAACTGGGAGAGACTGAGCCAGGGCTTATCCTTGAGCTCTTCTCCTCCCTTCTTGACAGGCAGGCTTACCTATACAGAGTTTTTACCCTTCTTTCTGCCACAAGGGCAACGGATAGAATAAGAAACCTTCTGCAGTTGTTGGATAAAAACTTAGAAGAAAGAAACATAAAACTCACCGTAAACAAATTTCAGATATCCAGCATGGCTGGGCTCAGTTATGAGCATACGGTAAGGTGTATGAGCGGTTTAAAAACTTTGGAAAGTAGGAGGTTAAGGATATGGTAG
- the nifD gene encoding nitrogenase molybdenum-iron protein alpha chain: MGIIVDKETALKFIEEVLSAYPSKAKKDRQKHVVVTEPGDAKCAPKSNIKTRPGVMTVRGCAYAGSKGVVWGPIKDMIHISHGPVGCGYYSRAGRRNYYIGTTGVDTFVTPHFTTDFQERDIVFGGDKKLTKAIQELNELFPLVKGITIQSECPIGLIGDDIEAVARQTAKEIGKLVVPVRCEGFRGVSQSLGHHIANDSMRDWIYEKKVEGQKIEPSPYDVAIWGDYNIGGDAWASRKILEAMGLRVVTQWSGDGTLSEVANAVKVKYLLVHCYRSSNYLARYFEEKFGIPWVEYNFFGPTQIFESMRKIASLFDDKIKERTEELIEKEYKPRLDRVIEKYRPRLEGKTVILYVGGLRPRHIITAFEDLGMNVVATGYEFAHQDDYDRTLHYIDKNATIVVDDATAYEIEELTRKLKPDLVASGIKEKYQSQKMGVPFRQMHSWDYSGPYHGIEGFEIFARDMDMAVNGGVWKLIKAPWEQ, translated from the coding sequence ATGGGTATAATCGTAGATAAGGAAACCGCACTAAAGTTTATAGAAGAGGTGTTGAGTGCCTATCCCTCAAAGGCTAAAAAGGATAGGCAAAAGCATGTAGTTGTAACTGAGCCGGGGGACGCCAAGTGTGCTCCCAAATCCAACATCAAAACCAGACCCGGCGTTATGACCGTTAGAGGCTGTGCCTATGCTGGTTCAAAGGGCGTGGTGTGGGGTCCTATCAAGGATATGATACATATATCCCACGGGCCCGTGGGCTGTGGATACTACTCAAGGGCTGGTCGCAGAAACTACTACATAGGAACAACGGGTGTTGATACCTTTGTGACACCACACTTTACTACGGACTTTCAAGAAAGGGATATAGTCTTCGGCGGCGATAAAAAGCTCACGAAAGCCATACAGGAACTAAATGAGTTGTTTCCTCTTGTAAAGGGAATTACAATACAATCTGAATGTCCAATAGGTCTCATAGGGGACGATATAGAGGCTGTAGCAAGACAGACCGCAAAGGAAATCGGTAAATTAGTTGTCCCAGTAAGATGTGAAGGTTTTAGAGGCGTTTCTCAGTCCTTAGGACACCATATAGCCAACGACTCCATGAGAGACTGGATTTACGAGAAAAAGGTTGAGGGACAGAAGATAGAACCATCTCCCTATGATGTGGCTATATGGGGTGACTACAACATAGGTGGTGATGCTTGGGCTTCTAGAAAAATACTCGAAGCCATGGGGTTAAGGGTGGTTACCCAATGGTCAGGCGACGGAACATTAAGCGAGGTGGCAAACGCTGTAAAGGTCAAATATCTCTTGGTGCACTGCTATAGATCATCCAACTATCTTGCGAGGTATTTTGAGGAGAAGTTTGGAATACCTTGGGTAGAGTACAACTTCTTTGGACCAACCCAGATCTTTGAATCTATGAGAAAGATAGCAAGCCTATTTGATGACAAGATAAAAGAAAGAACGGAGGAGCTTATAGAGAAGGAATATAAGCCAAGGCTTGACAGGGTAATAGAGAAATACAGACCAAGGTTGGAGGGCAAAACGGTTATCCTCTATGTGGGCGGACTAAGACCAAGGCATATCATAACAGCCTTTGAGGACCTGGGGATGAACGTGGTAGCCACAGGATACGAATTTGCTCACCAGGATGACTACGATAGAACCCTCCACTACATAGACAAAAACGCAACCATAGTGGTTGACGATGCCACAGCCTATGAGATAGAAGAGCTCACGAGAAAGCTCAAGCCAGACCTTGTAGCCTCTGGCATAAAGGAAAAGTATCAGTCCCAGAAGATGGGAGTGCCCTTCAGACAGATGCACAGCTGGGATTACAGCGGACCCTATCACGGCATAGAGGGCTTTGAGATATTTGCGAGGGATATGGATATGGCTGTAAACGGCGGTGTATGGAAACTTATAAAGGCTCCTTGGGAGCAGTAA
- the nifH gene encoding nitrogenase iron protein, translating to MRQIAIYGKGGIGKSTTTQNTVAALAEAGRKCFIVGCDPKADSTRLILHVKAQATVMHLAAERGSVEDLDLDEVMLVGYGNIKCVESGGPEPGVGCAGRGVITAINFLEENGAFDDDLDYVFYDVLGDVVCGGFAMPIREGKAQEIYIVTSGEMMAMYAANNISKGILKYAHSGGVRLGGLICNSRKVDNERELIEALAEKLGTQMMHFLPRNNIVQEAELRRQTVIEYAPDHPMADEYRTLAKKIEENRKLSIPTPLNMDELEQLLVDYGIMKPEEVAP from the coding sequence ATGAGACAGATAGCCATTTATGGAAAGGGTGGAATAGGAAAGTCCACCACCACACAAAACACGGTTGCCGCCCTCGCAGAGGCTGGCAGGAAGTGTTTCATAGTTGGGTGTGACCCAAAAGCTGATTCCACAAGGCTAATACTCCATGTTAAGGCACAGGCGACAGTCATGCACCTTGCGGCAGAGAGAGGTTCAGTAGAGGACCTAGACCTGGATGAGGTCATGCTCGTGGGTTATGGAAATATAAAGTGTGTTGAGTCTGGCGGTCCAGAGCCGGGTGTAGGATGTGCAGGTAGGGGTGTTATAACAGCCATCAACTTTCTTGAAGAGAACGGAGCCTTTGATGATGATTTGGATTATGTCTTCTACGATGTTCTTGGTGACGTGGTATGTGGTGGCTTCGCCATGCCCATAAGAGAGGGTAAGGCTCAGGAGATATACATAGTCACTTCTGGAGAGATGATGGCTATGTATGCTGCTAACAACATCTCAAAGGGCATTCTAAAATACGCTCATAGCGGTGGTGTTAGACTTGGTGGTCTTATATGCAACAGCAGAAAGGTTGATAACGAGAGGGAACTCATAGAGGCTCTTGCGGAGAAGCTTGGCACACAGATGATGCACTTCCTACCAAGAAACAATATCGTCCAAGAGGCTGAGTTGAGAAGGCAGACGGTTATAGAGTATGCACCAGACCATCCAATGGCGGATGAATATAGAACCCTTGCCAAAAAGATAGAGGAAAACAGAAAACTTAGCATTCCAACTCCCTTAAATATGGACGAGCTTGAACAGTTGCTGGTTGACTATGGCATCATGAAACCAGAAGAAGTAGCTCCATAA
- a CDS encoding FeoA family protein translates to MNLEEVKPGQEVVILSLNGKEEVLEKVRAMGLRSGRRVSLVQRVGRNLLLKVDNSRIIISRDLAKGIEVQ, encoded by the coding sequence ATGAACCTTGAAGAGGTCAAACCTGGGCAGGAAGTGGTAATCCTTAGTCTCAACGGCAAGGAAGAAGTATTGGAGAAGGTAAGGGCTATGGGTCTTAGGAGTGGCAGAAGGGTGTCCCTTGTGCAAAGGGTAGGGAGAAACCTGCTCCTTAAGGTAGATAACTCACGCATAATCATAAGTAGAGACCTCGCAAAGGGCATAGAAGTTCAATGA